From the genome of Leguminivora glycinivorella isolate SPB_JAAS2020 chromosome Z, LegGlyc_1.1, whole genome shotgun sequence, one region includes:
- the LOC125241057 gene encoding uncharacterized protein LOC125241057, translated as MTEPFKDLTPEQVEELKLTLETSIVDLVGTPSSSPHAPHWPSFRGKPFHSEGVLKLQCESKRDVEWLKDTIATCVSPIPDTKLVVKRQIDIPRRVKSAVLLPSCSEDVRTIQILLRRQNPWYQVSSWSLYNVERHEGTTSGAFLVLGIPADQIPGIIARERRLAYKLGNAYIRFFNSSGKLLDAPPPVETATATVVSGALSAAKQRECTAPNTEAGASVSEVSEPSSVERQSSTGEPAVPHPTSSASERAEGASACPLTTPREDADDSDLERDVAQLMDHDAPLESDEEMSIKDGSSTPN; from the coding sequence ATGACGGAACCCTTTAAGGACCTTACACCGGAACAAGTGGAAGAATTAAAGCTGACTCTGGAGACCAGCATCGTAGATCTGGTGGGCACTCCGAGCTCCAGCCCACACGCTCCGCACTGGCCCTCCTTCCGTGGGAAACCTTTCCACAGTGAAGGAGTGCTGAAACTACAGTGCGAGAGCAAAAGGGACGTAGAGTGGCTCAAGGACACCATAGCCACCTGCGTGTCACCAATTCCCGACACAAAACTGGTCGTGAAGCGCCAAATTGACATTCCCCGACGGGTGAAGTCCGCTGTTCTGCTACCAAGCTGTTCGGAAGACGTCAGGACGATCCAGATCCTCCTACGTAGACAGAACCCTTGGTATCAGGTCAGCAGCTGGTCGCTTTACAATGTCGAGCGCCATGAAGGGACTACGTCTGGAGCCTTCCTGGTTCTCGGCATCCCGGCAGACCAGATTCCGGGAATTATAGCAAGGGAGCGTAGGCTTGCCTATAAACTGGGCAATGCCTACATCCGATTCTTCAACAGCAGTGGCAAGCTGCTTGATGCGCCGCCACCTGTTGAGACTGCGACGGCTACTGTAGTGAGCGGTGCCCTCTCCGCTGCGAAGCAGAGAGAATGCACCGCTCCTAATACAGAAGCTGGCGCGTCGGTGTCGGAGGTTAGCGAACCGAGCTCCGTCGAAAGACAGAGCTCGACAGGCGAACCTGCGGTCCCCCATCCAACCTCCAGCGCAAGCGAGAGGGCGGAAGGGGCGTCAGCCTGCCCGCTGACAACCCCGCGCGAGGACGCTGATGACAGCGACCTTGAGAGGGATGTCGCGCAGCTGATGGACCACGACGCCCCGCTAGAATCGGACGAGGAGATGAGCATCAAAGATGGCTCCTCCACCCCTAACTAA